A stretch of the Synechocystis sp. PCC 7338 genome encodes the following:
- a CDS encoding Na+-translocating NADH-quinone reductase subunit B has product MVVICRRCEECPMTIAHRDARDYQIIFLCSFLSLGILARDWSLTPLAIAIILTTTLVVQCLFTINQQGNFGRWFSLHTWQSFLGHQGWKSALITGLGLCLLLRANHLSTLILASSLAIASKFLLQAWGKHWFNPANFGIIAALTLTGDAWVSPGQWGTTLWLGAMFLAAGGLVLGRVGRWDTSVMFLVVYAGLDLLRNAWLGWPPEVSFHHLENGSLLVFALFMLTDPRSIPNGRPARLIWSTAIAMVSLILQYYFYLPTALFWALFLLSPLTVLLDRQFPAPRFQWWQKAKPVPSN; this is encoded by the coding sequence ATGGTCGTAATTTGTCGCCGTTGCGAGGAGTGCCCCATGACCATTGCCCACCGTGATGCCCGGGATTACCAGATTATTTTTCTCTGTAGCTTTTTGAGTTTGGGAATATTGGCACGGGACTGGAGTTTGACCCCTTTGGCGATCGCCATTATTTTGACCACAACATTGGTGGTGCAATGCCTATTTACCATCAATCAACAGGGTAATTTTGGCCGTTGGTTTTCCTTGCATACATGGCAAAGTTTTTTGGGACATCAGGGTTGGAAAAGTGCTCTGATCACGGGTTTGGGCCTTTGTTTGCTGTTGCGGGCTAACCATTTATCCACTTTGATACTGGCTAGTAGTTTGGCGATCGCCAGTAAGTTCCTGTTGCAAGCCTGGGGCAAACATTGGTTTAATCCCGCCAACTTTGGCATCATTGCCGCTTTGACCCTGACGGGGGATGCCTGGGTTTCCCCGGGACAATGGGGTACTACTCTCTGGCTGGGGGCCATGTTCTTGGCCGCTGGGGGGTTGGTGTTGGGCAGAGTGGGACGGTGGGACACATCGGTAATGTTTTTAGTAGTCTATGCCGGGCTGGATTTACTGCGTAACGCTTGGTTGGGGTGGCCTCCGGAAGTTAGTTTCCATCACCTGGAAAATGGCAGTCTATTGGTATTTGCCCTGTTCATGCTCACCGATCCCCGCTCCATTCCCAATGGCCGCCCTGCTCGTTTAATCTGGTCCACGGCGATCGCCATGGTCAGTTTAATTTTGCAATATTACTTTTACCTTCCCACTGCCCTATTTTGGGCCCTATTTCTACTTTCCCCCCTCACCGTATTGCTAGACCGTCAGTTTCCTGCCCCTCGTTTTCAATGGTGGCAAAAAGCCAAACCTGTACCATCAAATTAA